TATTTAGCTATATACTTGTGTATATTACATTTAGTTTACGAgccattattttaatataataatattgatttCGGAATAGTTATTGTTTTCATAAATCACAAGGCAATAATATGTTACGTGAACGACCACATATTCACACTTTAAACATGTTAACTATTCCAATAAAGCATCCTAACTACAAGATAAACGTGACAAACTatcaattacaattaaaatagccattatatctCCATAATTACAGGTTGGCtaccagggccgtacccaggatttttttactggggggggggggggcctaaCCGGGGAGGGTTTATGAGGGGTCCCCCCccatccctatatatatacttcttttaatttggcactttgcaaggtgaattttaatgcttataaaaaacgtttttttgtgatatgaattaatggaatataacaagtaaatcagcacatttcggaagtcttaagctttaaacattggtgtgaattcacaacaatattaaaagctttagatttccgaaacttacaggtttaaactgacgattatccacatcaactctcgtattgcttccaccgtttttttcacaaatcaataacgtcacaggtgtttttaaatctgattttttttgggaaagaccttgccatttttgaggaaaaaaattgcgcgaaacgcctaattttgggggggaaataatgaaagtcttaaataatcaatttaacatattttactgttttcaaacaaattcaacgaaagagataatttaattatccaatatttttctacactggatcaggttaacttatataatgagatcgatttgttgtttcaattttcatttttttaccaatgagccattaataggttgatattactcaattctgggtactcaattattttaaatactgaattctgccaaattcttatctgttgctcggcaaatttatgaatctgtttttcttttaaacaaacatgttaactatctcatcgtagtctttttcagtgatttcctgtcaaaaattataaatactcatttttaatacctttgtcagtgtttttgttccggttcaaattcagggccatattctcaatgcaaaaagtatatattgggacctaaaaattcccaataaaaggtttaaaaaaacaattaaacttttagaagggaaaaatacgtctagggccttctcaaagaaggaaaaaaacttgcgtcggcggcgactggtcaattatcagaccatagtctacgaactcctgtagcagttgcttccattcgctgcacgtgTCAaaaaccatcgatagatgaagcatttatgatcacaatgggggactgatcggggatgtgtgtacacggcgataagaaaacattgcctagaggcttatctcgattggcgagcgttaatccccttgtttatcagggacaataaaacatagctgctcttttgttttgagggaaagtgtactgtggacccttgcacgagagaaacaattgcagtgggccgattataaaaaaaaaatcatagttcgacagccagctgggggggggggggccgggcCCTGGGCctatggcctgggtacgggcctggctATGATAAGGTATTCGCATCCTAGATTATTCCACAAGTATTGGAACTTGCATGTGAAACTTTGTTTGAACATGCTCATCAATTCTATCGTGTTGTATAACATTCCATTATTCCTGGACATACTCGGACAAAGTGTTGACCTATCACACTGAATTGTGACCTTAACCTGGAAACTATGCAGCAGGATTTAGTGTGTAGCATGCTATCCCATAAGGCGAGTCACTTGTTCCAAGTTATTTGAGAGTTCTTGTGCATGACTCCCCGTCTCATAACCGTAGTATTTGATGGgaagattttattgaaatcaATTCATGCTAGAGAAAATGTTAGGGGGTTATTTCCTTCTCATTGGATTTTGAAATGGCATTGGCGTCGTGTAAGTATGTTGGCGCCTTTGTTGTCATTTTTGCGCCCTTAAGAACTGACGGAAAATGAGTGCTTGGGCCTTTATTCGAAGTTATTAACTCATTATACTaaatacaatgttattatttatttaagacgCACATTGAAAATATACGTTAAAAATCACAAATagtttaaattaacaaaacaaacaaactaaaaacaacaaacaaacagtcTAATAAATTAGATGCTATTTGAAGAcggatatttaaaataaacattcagcattacaaaatatttatatacatgaaaCATAACaaatagttattaaaaaaaactctaAGTTAAATCATTGGTTCATCAACACttcacaaattaaaatgtttcaattGGAGATGACAATTTAAGGCACGTCTTATATGTTATTCCGCATTCTGTCGTGCCTGAATTCGTGCAGACGGCGGACGCTGGCGCACTGCAGGTTTAGGTGCAGGCTTTGGCTGCTGCGAGGACACGTTGTTGTgacatttcatgaagatcagacccAGACCAGCCAGTGTGAGTAGATTGCTGATCCAGTACACGATCCAGCCATAGGTGCCGACGAATGGAATGTAGTCAATGCCCATGACCAGAACCCTGTTTACAGGTTTCCATGTGTGGCAAAATAACAGCACGACAAATGACAGCAGCTGTATCAGCTCTCCGGTTTTCATGACGAATTTCAGCTGAAGAATGGACAGTTTAGGTACTTTGCTGCAAACAACGGGAACCACGGTTACATACGAAGTTGCCACGAGAAAGGCGATGCATGGCATACCGCATGTCTGGAATCAAATACATGAGCGTAATTAATAATTGCATCCCAATACGCAAGATA
This is a stretch of genomic DNA from Dreissena polymorpha isolate Duluth1 chromosome 7, UMN_Dpol_1.0, whole genome shotgun sequence. It encodes these proteins:
- the LOC127838336 gene encoding uncharacterized protein LOC127838336 isoform X1, which codes for MLDFLFRFSVLNTAFTVIATEIKEFITKHVGTLGGKWFQVFSAWVLYLLVVENWTSKHTCGMPCIAFLVATSYVTVVPVVCSKVPKLSILQLKFVMKTGELIQLLSFVVLLFCHTWKPVNRVLVMGIDYIPFVGTYGWIVYWISNLLTLAGLGLIFMKCHNNVSSQQPKPAPKPAVRQRPPSARIQARQNAE
- the LOC127838336 gene encoding uncharacterized protein LOC127838336 isoform X2, with product MLDFLFRFSVLNTAFTVIATEIKEFITKHVGTLGGKWFQVFSAWVLYLLVVENWTSKHLKFVMKTGELIQLLSFVVLLFCHTWKPVNRVLVMGIDYIPFVGTYGWIVYWISNLLTLAGLGLIFMKCHNNVSSQQPKPAPKPAVRQRPPSARIQARQNAE